The Oryza sativa Japonica Group chromosome 11, ASM3414082v1 DNA window ACAGAACAAAGTCAGATACACCTGCAGCCTTCTGAAGATTGAGGAGCGTTCTTCCTCCTAATGTTACGAAGCAAATTAAACTAAGTAAAACCTATGTACAAGGCAAAGGCATGTACTTCTGTAATTGGCCAAAAGAAAATACGTAGTACTTTTGTAATTGGTCGAAAGATACTAATGTTGCCTGCATTTAAAAGAGAATGGAGGTATTTTAGCTAAGATTTGGATGTTTAATCCAATAAACTAGGTCTATATGAAACATACAACTCTATTCCTTTTGGTAATGTGAATTCATTGCCCTGTCATGAATCATGATACAGTTTGAAGCAAGATTCCGCAGAGAGTCAAATACTTAGCGGCGCCCGGTCACCAGCAAAAAGATGTACCACTAATCAACTTAAGGCGTCCAAAGGACCAAAGCTAACATCTAAGAATACAAGATTAGAGGCCACATCAGAATACAAGATTAGAGGCCACATCTGGGAAGTCAGACAAGATAGGAGATTGCACAAGGTCAATGATCAATTTATTATTGTGTAAGCTACATgttacaacaacaacaacaatgaaaTACATGTCTGGGACTACATTCCTCCAAAATTTAAGATGATACAGTTAAGACAGATTCAGACAATGCATAGGCTCATAAACCTGAATTCAGGTAGGAAATCAGATGTGATTGAGCATTTAAATGGAATGGCAAAATCGTCGAACTTTCACCAAGAACAGCAATCAAGTATCAGACTGACAGACCTAGCTGCTAGAAACGAAATCAGAATGAGAACTTGAATCCTCCAGTATTGGCATCTACCGCAGATTCCCAGAACGAGACTTTCTTCTTGCGAGCAGCAGCCTTCTGCTGAGCTTCAAGTTCAAGCTGTTTAATCATCCCAGGATAAGTCATATCGATGGCATTGCGGAACTTGTCATGCAGGTTTACCCTGTCTGTAGTCCCTGATACAAGTTCACTTGCATTGGGCCTCTTGAGAAAGTCAAGAACATTCAACAGATTCCTCCTGAATATTTCAAAGGGGAAAAGAAGAGATAGCATGTCATTTATAAAGATGTAACAGGATTAGGCAACAGTTATCATGCAGACTAATGGACACATCAAGTTCAGCAATTAAACAAGATTCAAGAGGATTCCACATCAAAGCTATACAGCAACCCAGATTGAAATGAGAACACTCTCCTGATTCATGCCTTCTTTCAAAAGGAGGATCATCAGGAGGGACCTTCGTCAACACTACACGATACTTCCATTAGCACCTGGCATCATCAGGAGAACCCAGCTACTACTTTTGTTAATTGCTACTCCTAAGAAGCTTACACACAGAGTCAATTTTGACTCGATGAGTGAAGAGGGCATCATTTGTAAAGTATAGAAATAAGCCTTTGTTGACCTTAAATAGTTTTAGAACCAGAAAGACAATTgacattaattattatttggCAGAAACTTTTCTTCAGTTGATCGTCATTTGTAAATCCTACAAACGACCAAGGAACATACATACACTTGAATCTCTTAAGAGCTAACATCCATAGAATTAAGTAAAAGCATAAGTGCACCACTGAGATTGTTTGTGAATGAACATATGCTTAAAAGCATCAAGCCTAGAACATTggattttattttgaatttgtacTGGAGATTCTAATTTGTTCTATACACTGTTATTACTGGCATGGTGATGCCCTTTTTTATGTTCATTACCACAGAAGGCCATAAAAGAGCACTTCTTGATGGTCGCTTAATTTCTAACAACAAAGTCCTGCGTCTAGTGAAACAATAAAAACAACACAGAAGCATGAGATGTGAACTCTAACCTGCTCACATAATTCTGAGTAATCGCAATAGATTCCTCCAGATTGATAACCAAATGCCACCATCCATTAGGCACAAAAACCACCTCTCCAGCCCGGCATATACACTCAACAGGCCTCTTTTCCCAGGTCTTACATGCCCCATAAAAATTCATGAACCATTCCATGATAGATACAGGGCTAGTGACTTCTGCTCCATCCGCACTTGGATGAACTCCTGGCGGCACCACCTCCGGTGGGAACATCACCCACTTCTTGGCTCCCTTGATCACAGCATTCCACGCCGATGTCGAGTTTGGATCAACATGAAACGACGACCCTGAACCTGCCGGCCCAATGATAACCCATCGGTGGTCCGGCCTTTCCTCCCCAAGCACCCCGAATAGGTCCTCTCGGAAGTACGCCGGCACCTCATAGTCCCTCCCCATCTCCGGCACCTTCTCGGTGAACTTGGCATCGAACAGGTACAATGGCCTCTCCTCCTGCACATTGTCGGCATACTGGAGGTACCTATCCAGCGTCATGCTCACCGGCCCGACGGCGAACTCCTTCCCGGCCGAGACCTTCAGCAAGTGCTCCCTGGTCCACTTCTGCAATGCTGGCCAGCTCTCGAGGCAGCCTTCCAGAAGCACCGGCCTATTGGGCTCCTCGAATTCGGAGACGAATTGCTCGACGGACATGCCGCGGCGGCGATCGATGGTGTCCCGGTGGAGCCACTCCGGCCGCATCTCCATGTTGGCGCAGAGCCAGCTCTGGAAGAGGTAGTCGGAGTAGAACCCCCTGATCTCTAGGCCCCGCGGGGGGAGGTGGGCGCGGCcgcccgacgcggcggcgatgtAGGTGGCGCGCCACGAGCCCGAGAAGGCGAAGTCCCCGCCGAGCTCGTCGAGGACGAGCGCCCGCCAGAGCGGGTCGTGGGAGGCGACGACGTAGAGCGCCCTCGACGCCGCGGAGAGCCTAGCGAGGTCGCGCGCCGCGAGCAGGCCGAGCACGTCGAGGAGGACGTCGTCGGGGAGCGGGCGgagcgcgccgagccccgcgtcgcggaggttgccgccgccgccgaggaggaggaggttgccGAGCGGCTGCACGAGGCATCCCCCATCGCCTCGCCGGCCGCTCCCGGCACCCCCCGGACCGGCGCGCGCGGAGGTCTTCAGGTGGAAGGCGGTggcgtctccggcggcggcgtcggcgaggcggtTCTTGGATTTGGTGGTCTTCTTGGGGCGTTtgctgccgccgcggccgcggccgcggcgacggctaGGTTTGGGGTTGCGAatggcggggaggaggagggagtggaaggCGCTCGGcatgctcggcggcggcggcggcggcggcggcgggagaagggaggggagggagggggtttGAGACTTCGGAAAGTATAGGAGGCAAATGAAATGGGCGGAAGAGACGATCCGACGGTCAGTGATGCAACTCTGCGAGAATGGACGGCGGATCGATACCTGCGATCTTGAAATCCAGATATCACTCGACTGACAGGTAACAGCCCGTTTCCGTTTGGTGGGCTGACACCGAAAAGAGCGATCAGTCGCGCGCGCCCTCCCCGCGCGACTGGGCACGTGtcgcgcgcggggaggcggggggggggggggggagggggggtgcggcggcggcgcccgcggtttctcttttttcttttcgtttttttacgcactttttttttgtttttttcttttcgtatcTTTTTAGTctggtttctttttttgcactttttttttctttctgtatTTTTGTcagtttttcccttttttaataTGCACGTATtaaacacgtatataaagtttatatacgtgtatataaagtttatatatgtgtaatttttatattacacatatatacaaacatatataaagttGATATATttcgtatatatacataaacaaattttgtatataaaaaatatatgcatattaaaaaaatataaatatatgcaatatgtatacataatatatactttatatacatacgtatacaaagtttatacgtatatatataaaatatatatgtatgtatacatatagtagAGAGGAGAGATGAGAGGGTCAAAAACTGACCGTGTCCCACGCGGGGGGCACGACTGATCGCCCATTAGGGCCCCTGGCTGACATGTCCTGACCCGCTCGTTTAGGACGTATCGTGCCGGTCTGACTGCTCTCGGTCGTGGGCCTAGTCATGTATAGGCCAGACCAGACCGGGCAACCTATCTAGCCATCTATACCACCTGGTCTCCTTCCAGTATCTCATAGAAACCGGATCCTCTAACGTGAACTGCTCCCTGACATGATCACTGACAGGTAGGCTCGCGAGCATTGGGACCCACGTTTCAGTCACCACGTCTCTCTGACTTCACGTCAGATGTTCCAATCTACCCCATGCATGCATCCTTCTCCCCAAGAAGCAGCGCAGGGCACATTAAGCATTGATTTCCTTTTTAGCATCAGAGTTGGTGGGTCCCAACGCCGCCCTttcctgcttttttttttggttcaaaACAAAGCATAAATGGTGTGCTTCTAAATCCTAAATGCCAGTCTATCCTTTCAAAAGCTTTATATTCTACTATATTGCTTAGAACACTAGTTCTtttatgtttatttttgaaagctAAATTATCATATTAATCAAATAGATATCCATTTTATGTCAGCAGCGTATCTTAACTTTCAAACAGGACCTGCTTGGAACCCTTAAGTACCCGTTAGTAAACCCCTGAAGCAAGATCAGTTTGAGCTCCACACAAAAGCATAGAGTGTGCACATCCATCACAAAttccatttattttttattactttgAAGAGACATTCGCACGTACACCGTCACATATACACACATCACAAGCATATACACGCAAATGCCAATGAAAAcaaccagtttttttttttcaaaaaagaaatatagAATGTTCAGAGCGTAAGGACGACAGTACTACTTATCACTGACGTGGCGTTTAGAACACAgaagatacatatatatacacacgagCATAAGTTTTTAGTGCCAAGCCTATTAAGTCACTGAATTAAGGGCACGCTGAAGGATCGGTCAAGCTGAACACAGTTGAGCAGGAAAACAGAAATCAGGAATAGGTTCACGACAAATGGATAAGTGGCTCCTCTTGATTAAGATGCAAAGCAAAATGATAACGAATGTAAACAAAGGGAACGGTAACATAAACTGAAGGTACACCTGTGTTAAGTTATTAACTTGAATATTGAATTTCTTGATGAGATCAACAACTTCCTTTCTTGGCACAGTGGCGCCTGCAGGAAATAAATATTAGTGACGCGCCTCCTTCATTTTCATAATTCTTtaaattaacatatatatagctcaGCAGAATGAAGGACCACACAACAAGCAGTGCTAACGGGAGTACGGAAGGTGAGGCAGTGAGGAGGAGGTTATACCATCGAGCTGCCACTCGGACTTGTTCTTGGTATCGATCTTCCTCGTGATGCGGATAATGTGTTCGGGTGTGTTCCCGCGAGTGAAATCTTGACATGGCCGGACTCCTCCCCCCTCTTGACGAACGCCCCGACGCTGGCCACCCTCCCGAGAACCTGCATTCCGTTCACGCACGCATTTGTTCATACACTTAGCCGTCGTATTCGCATAAGAGGGGGGAAAAAAACAGTTGCCGCGGGAAATGTAAGGAGGCAGTAGGTGTGTACGTACGCCGGGGTcagcggcgagggcgagggcgatggCGCAGACGAGGGAGCTCTTGCCGGAGCCGTTGGGGCCGAGGACGAGGTTGAGGCGGGGGCCTGGGCGGCAGGCGAGGCGGTGGTAGGTCATGAAGTTGGAGAGCTCGATCTCGACGATGTTCCCCGGCACGtagccgccgtccccgcgccgcagatgcgtcggcgtcggcgtcggcggcggcggggcggcgatCCTGGCGCGcttggcggcgcgcgcggcggaggtcGCCATGGGCGGGGGATTGCGCGGGTGCTGTGGACTGAAACTGTTCGACTTCCGCGGAAAAAAAGAACGGAAATGGAGAAGAAATCGGGAAGGGGATCTCTGCTGCTGGGCCGAACATTCTACTGGGCTTGTAGGACTAGGAGATTTGGGCCTTGGCCTTGTTGGAAGGCCTTTTTGGATGATgagtccttttctttttggaatACAAGTCTATTTCATCTCTTACTACTGTTTGAATCGCCtacctcaaccacaaaaccgggtataacgtcTTTCTTATCTTAAAAACAGTGCAAATAGACTCCTTCGATGGTTTGGGAAGCGGTTTTTACTGACGTGTCAGGTTGACCGTAGTTGACTCGTTGATTTAGGAGGTAAGAACTCACATGTCAGGGAGCTACAACCCCTTGCAAAAGTCTTGTCTGAACCAAGTCTATAGGTTTCTAGGAGAATGATGAGAAAATAGTCTTAAACAACACCAGCTCAAAAGCAGATACAACTTATCTAGGAATCAATCCTATGACTAAACCTCTAGTTAAAACTGAAGAAAATTTGTGTGACTGTCTCTAAATTCCGAAGATATGTGATTGATATagaataatatttttaataggACTTTCCATTTCTATCCTTAGCAAttcaaaagcaaaagcaaagtTACTAAAAACGACAaacaaaaaactaaaattagttctaaaatttaaaattggtATGTTgtagctgaaacaaacaggccCTTGGGCAGTGGAAGCTCAGTGGGATTCATGGATGGATGAGCATGCACATATCCATAGCTGATaggttatttttttcctttataaCATTGCATTGAACACACACGCATATACACCACCACAAATACACTTAACCCGCATAGTAAGTGCATCGCATGACTATTTCTACGTCACTGCTACGAAAACagccagttttttctttttaaaaaaatccagaATATTCAGAGGTTTCAGGGTCAATTACAAAGATTAAATTATCCTCTACAAAATTCAAATTACGACATCACTACTCACTATCATTGACTTGGTGCCTAGCACACCGGAGGTAAACTACAAGAACAAAGCTCTCTCAGTCTCTCCCGTCTCTATAGCTGCTATCAGCGTTGTTCTATATTCTGTTTCATCTAAACTTCGATTGGAATGCACTCGAATCAAAGAAGAATGCCATCGATGAAATGAAACGATCCTGAGTATTATTGATCTTCTTGCTCCCCGGAAGTTGGGTTTCTGATCTTTCTTATTTTTCTCTGCAGGTGAAGGTAGAAAATTCAGTAACCCATATAAACATTCAAGCAAACATTTgcttcaacaaaaaaaatttcaagatATATAAGGGGAAGGAATGGAATATGTGGACACTAACCGAGTTCGCCCACATCAACCCACAAGCATTGCAAAATGATTTGGTTCCATTGGGAGCATGGCGCATCATGGGTGTGGCGTCGCTGCTTTCACCACAGTTGGTGCAGCTGCATGAATTAAAAATAGTATACGATCAACAAGCAGCATCCACATTGCAATAATGCAATGAAGGTTTCAGAAAATCAGAAGTATATATCTGTTGAAAAGAACTTACAAAGTTATCCCCTTTCTGTGTGCCAAGGAATTTTCAGAGGTCTGAACCCTAGGTGCAAATTTCCCTTTGCTGCGTTTCATCCTGAATGAGCAAATTCACAAGAACCAAAATTTGTTAAGTACTAGCAAATGCGGACCAAATTAACATTTCGGAATGAAGATTTTGATGCGTACCGCAAAGCGACTTCCTTTCGGGCACTGTAATCCGCCTTCTTGATGAACTTGatgttcctctttttctccctaTACCGCGTCAGCGCAGCAAACCTGTCGAAGTCCTCGGGAACAGTGATGGGTCTTACCTGATGAAAAGTTCAGAGAAGTTGTAATCTGCTAGGACAACTGCTGCAGAGAGTGATCTGCAATGcagttatttttttcaaatggtTGTGAAAAATGCAGATGATTTAATTACCAGGTTAGTGGGTTGTGGCCTGATGCTCTGTGGAATCATCTCCTGTCCATTCAGATGGTGGAAGATATTTTCAATCTGTGTAACAGTATCACAATATTGTCAGTGCTGTAATACGATGTTATTTAACTATTTAAGTGGTAAACTGTAGCAATACATAATAAATATAGTGAAGTTTTTCAATATTGCACTGGAAACAAGAATGCAGAGAAGACTTGAGCGCATGACATGGTAGGAAAAGAATCATGGATAGCATGCACTACTTCCGAgcaaaatcccttgtattttggaatggagttAGTAAGTACTATACTCGTGTTGAGCGGCTACGCAAAAATAAAACTACACTACAAATTTTGTCATCGAAGAAGAACATTTTAAGATTGAAATTCTGCTTCTATCCAATAAtgatcagagaaaaaaaagatgaaacaAGAATTAGTGCAACGCGTTCTAAATTAGCTACAAGCTAAGAGACAAACATTGAATTGGTCATGCCAAGCTCATGCATACATAACAATGCAACAGGAGGATAACCAACTCAACATAGCAAAAGAATCCAACAGAGAGccacaaatattaaaaaaagcaaCCACAAATGTTGCTCATAAGTACTGTATCTAACAGTGTCAATGCAAAAGAAAGGTAGAGTGATCTCaaaaaaaacaatgcaaaaGGGGAGATAATAACAGTCTGATCCTTTTTTAAGTCAAAAGCCTTCAGTGCGTATCTACTAATTTTCCTAGGTGAAATGCAAGAAGTAAGAACAGAGCTCCTTATTTTTCAGGATCAAAATGAAATTAAAGCCGAAACAAATTATCCAAGAGCAAATTAAATATACCACATTATACAAGAGCAAAACCTTCTAACCAAATTCTTGCAAACAAATTAAAGCCGAAACTCATCAAGTACTAGCTAGGATCAAAGAATGAAGAAACATAATTATATTTCCAAGGaagagaatgaaaaaaaaaacgtagaaAGTTACCAAGAAACAAGCACATTGTGCAGCAAGACCAAGAGATACCTTCTGCGGCTGCACGGGGTCGAAGATGTACTCCTGTCCTTGGTAGTACATCACCAGCCGCTCATCGTCGCcgtgctccggcgccggcgacggctgcTGCTCTGccgccggctccggcgccggcgacagcgGCTTCTGCCCAATCGCAGCCTGATCGTCTACGTAacagccgtcgccggcgtcgagtCCGTGCGTGAAGTCGAACAAGTCCACCGGGAGCAGGATATCGTCGAAGGTGTGCTCCTCGTCGAAGAAATCagcggccgtcgccggcgacgtctTGCGGTGCTCGTCGGAGCTggcattggcggcggcggcggcgccgccaccgccggagctcgacgacggcgtcggGTTGTCCATTGGTGAGGTTGGGAGTTGCAGTGTTAAGTGGACTGGAGCTTTGTTGAGATCGTAGTGACGAGAGAAGAATATCGAACGCGTGACTCCAAATTTTATACGCGACATGAGATATAATTTTTTGGACAATATTGTCAATATATAAGTTGATGCAAAAATTTCCTGAAATCAAGTTTATATGCACTTTAAGTGctgtattttttaatatatatttttgcatCTTGGAA harbors:
- the LOC4350759 gene encoding arginine-specific demethylase JMJ22, with product MPSAFHSLLLPAIRNPKPSRRRGRGRGGSKRPKKTTKSKNRLADAAAGDATAFHLKTSARAGPGGAGSGRRGDGGCLVQPLGNLLLLGGGGNLRDAGLGALRPLPDDVLLDVLGLLAARDLARLSAASRALYVVASHDPLWRALVLDELGGDFAFSGSWRATYIAAASGGRAHLPPRGLEIRGFYSDYLFQSWLCANMEMRPEWLHRDTIDRRRGMSVEQFVSEFEEPNRPVLLEGCLESWPALQKWTREHLLKVSAGKEFAVGPVSMTLDRYLQYADNVQEERPLYLFDAKFTEKVPEMGRDYEVPAYFREDLFGVLGEERPDHRWVIIGPAGSGSSFHVDPNSTSAWNAVIKGAKKWVMFPPEVVPPGVHPSADGAEVTSPVSIMEWFMNFYGACKTWEKRPVECICRAGEVVFVPNGWWHLVINLEESIAITQNYVSRRNLLNVLDFLKRPNASELVSGTTDRVNLHDKFRNAIDMTYPGMIKQLELEAQQKAAARKKKVSFWESAVDANTGGFKFSF
- the LOC107276452 gene encoding GATA transcription factor 19 yields the protein MDNPTPSSSSGGGGAAAAANASSDEHRKTSPATAADFFDEEHTFDDILLPVDLFDFTHGLDAGDGCYVDDQAAIGQKPLSPAPEPAAEQQPSPAPEHGDDERLVMYYQGQEYIFDPVQPQKIENIFHHLNGQEMIPQSIRPQPTNLVRPITVPEDFDRFAALTRYREKKRNIKFIKKADYSARKEVALRMKRSKGKFAPRVQTSENSLAHRKGITFCTNCGESSDATPMMRHAPNGTKSFCNACGLMWANSRKIRKIRNPTSGEQEDQ
- the LOC107276457 gene encoding structural maintenance of chromosomes protein 5, which produces MATSAARAAKRARIAAPPPPTPTPTHLRRGDGGYVPGNIVEIELSNFMTYHRLACRPGPRLNLVLGPNGSGKSSLVCAIALALAADPGVLGRVASVGAFVKRGEESGHVKISLAGTHPNTLSASRGRSIPRTSPSGSSMAPLCQERKLLISSRNSIFKLIT